The Anser cygnoides isolate HZ-2024a breed goose chromosome 19, Taihu_goose_T2T_genome, whole genome shotgun sequence genome contains a region encoding:
- the SGSH gene encoding N-sulphoglucosamine sulphohydrolase isoform X2, translating to MRPWALPLLLGALRLGAAPARNALLLLADDGGFESGAYNNSAIRTPALDALARRSLLFQNAFTAASSCSPSRASILTGLPQHQNGMYGLHQDVHHFNSFDSVRSLPQLLSQANVRTGIIGKKHVGPGAVYPFDFAYTEENSSVLQVGRNITRIKELVRRFLQSQDTRPFFLYVAFHDPHRCGHSQPQYGAFCEKFGNGERGMGRIPDWKPQLYRPEEVQVPPFVPDTPAARADLAAQYTTIGRMDQGIGLVLEELRRAGFLNSTLVIYTSDNGIPFPSGRTNLYRSGTAEPLLLSSPEHTGRWGQVSPAFASLLDVTPTILDWFSIPYPSYSLFGSKRVQLTGKSLLPALEKEQPWATTFSSQSHHEDFYVSPTFQDLLNRTRAGRPTHWNKTLHQYYYRDRWELFDCSQDPTESHNLAPDPRYGAVFQMLRTQLLKWQWDTGDPWVCAPDAVLEEKLSPQCQPLHNEL from the exons CCGCCCTGGACGCGCTGGCCCGCCGCAGCCTCCTCTTCCAGAACGCCTTCACCGccgccagcagctgctcccccagccGGGCCAGCATCCTCACCGGGCTGCCCCAG CACCAGAACGGGATGTACGGGCTGCACCAGGACGTGCACCACTTCAACTCCTTCGACAGCGTGCGgagcctgccccagctgctcagccaggcaaACGTCCGCACGG GGATAATTGGGAAGAAGCACGTTGGGCCTGGGGCCGTCTACCCCTTTGACTTCGCCTACACGGAGGAGAACAGTTCGGTCCTGCAGGTGGGGAGGAACATCACCCGAATCAAAGAGCTCGTCCGGCGCTTCCTCCAGAGCCAGGACACGAG GCCTTTCTTCCTTTACGTTGCCTTCCACGACCCCCACCGCTGCGGGCACTCCCAGCCCCAATACGGGGCCTTTTGTGAGAAATTTGGCAATGGAGAGAGAGGCATGGGCCGGATCCCTGACTGGAAGCCACAGCTCTACCGCCCAGAGGAAGTGCAG GTCCCTCCCTTTGTTCCAGACACGCCGGCTGCCCGGGCGGACCTGGCAGCCCAGTACACGACCATTGGGCGCATGGACCAAG GGATCGGGCTGGTCCTGGAGGAGCTGCGGCGCGCTGGCTTCCTCAACAGCACGCTGGTGATCTACACCTCCGACAACGGCATCCCCTTCCCCAGCGGCAGGACCAACCTCTACCGGTCGGGCACGGCCGAgcccctgctgctctcctccccgGAGCACACCGGGCGCTGGGGCCAGGTCAGCCCGGCCTTCGCCAGCCTCCTGG atGTCACGCCAACCATTCTGGACTGGTTCTCCATCCCCTACCCTTCCTACAGCTTATTTGGCTCAAAGCGGGTGCAGCTCACAGGAAAATCTCTCCTGCCGGCACTGGAGAAGGAGCAGCCCTGGGCCACCACCTTCAGCAGCCAGAGCCACCACGAG GACTTCTACGTCTCGCCCACTTTCCAAGACCTGCTCAACCGCACGAGGGCCGGGCGGCCCACCCACTGGAACAAGACGCTGCACCAGTACTACTACAGGGACCGCTGGGAGCTCTTCGACTGCAGCCAGGACCCCACCGAGAGCCACAACCTGGCCCCCGATCCCCGGTACGGCGCCGTCTTCCAGATGCTTCGCACGCAGCTACTCAAGTGGCAGTGGGACACTGGGGACCCCTGGGTGTGCGCCCCCGATGCTGTCCTGGAGGAGAAGCTGAGCCCGCAGTGCCAGCCGCTGCACAACGAGCTGTGA
- the SGSH gene encoding N-sulphoglucosamine sulphohydrolase isoform X1 has product MRPWALPLLLGALRLGAAPARNALLLLADDGGFESGAYNNSAIRTPALDALARRSLLFQNAFTAASSCSPSRASILTGLPQHQNGMYGLHQDVHHFNSFDSVRSLPQLLSQANVRTGIIGKKHVGPGAVYPFDFAYTEENSSVLQVGRNITRIKELVRRFLQSQDTRPFFLYVAFHDPHRCGHSQPQYGAFCEKFGNGERGMGRIPDWKPQLYRPEEVQVPPFVPDTPAARADLAAQYTTIGRMDQGIGLVLEELRRAGFLNSTLVIYTSDNGIPFPSGRTNLYRSGTAEPLLLSSPEHTGRWGQVSPAFASLLDVTPTILDWFSIPYPSYSLFGSKRVQLTGKSLLPALEKEQPWATTFSSQSHHEVTMYYPMRAIQHHQFRLIHNLNYKMPFPIDQDFYVSPTFQDLLNRTRAGRPTHWNKTLHQYYYRDRWELFDCSQDPTESHNLAPDPRYGAVFQMLRTQLLKWQWDTGDPWVCAPDAVLEEKLSPQCQPLHNEL; this is encoded by the exons CCGCCCTGGACGCGCTGGCCCGCCGCAGCCTCCTCTTCCAGAACGCCTTCACCGccgccagcagctgctcccccagccGGGCCAGCATCCTCACCGGGCTGCCCCAG CACCAGAACGGGATGTACGGGCTGCACCAGGACGTGCACCACTTCAACTCCTTCGACAGCGTGCGgagcctgccccagctgctcagccaggcaaACGTCCGCACGG GGATAATTGGGAAGAAGCACGTTGGGCCTGGGGCCGTCTACCCCTTTGACTTCGCCTACACGGAGGAGAACAGTTCGGTCCTGCAGGTGGGGAGGAACATCACCCGAATCAAAGAGCTCGTCCGGCGCTTCCTCCAGAGCCAGGACACGAG GCCTTTCTTCCTTTACGTTGCCTTCCACGACCCCCACCGCTGCGGGCACTCCCAGCCCCAATACGGGGCCTTTTGTGAGAAATTTGGCAATGGAGAGAGAGGCATGGGCCGGATCCCTGACTGGAAGCCACAGCTCTACCGCCCAGAGGAAGTGCAG GTCCCTCCCTTTGTTCCAGACACGCCGGCTGCCCGGGCGGACCTGGCAGCCCAGTACACGACCATTGGGCGCATGGACCAAG GGATCGGGCTGGTCCTGGAGGAGCTGCGGCGCGCTGGCTTCCTCAACAGCACGCTGGTGATCTACACCTCCGACAACGGCATCCCCTTCCCCAGCGGCAGGACCAACCTCTACCGGTCGGGCACGGCCGAgcccctgctgctctcctccccgGAGCACACCGGGCGCTGGGGCCAGGTCAGCCCGGCCTTCGCCAGCCTCCTGG atGTCACGCCAACCATTCTGGACTGGTTCTCCATCCCCTACCCTTCCTACAGCTTATTTGGCTCAAAGCGGGTGCAGCTCACAGGAAAATCTCTCCTGCCGGCACTGGAGAAGGAGCAGCCCTGGGCCACCACCTTCAGCAGCCAGAGCCACCACGAGGTGACCATGTACTACCCCATGAGGGCCATCCAGCACCACCAATTCCGCCTCATCCACAACCTCAACTACAAGATGCCCTTTCCCATCGACCAGGACTTCTACGTCTCGCCCACTTTCCAAGACCTGCTCAACCGCACGAGGGCCGGGCGGCCCACCCACTGGAACAAGACGCTGCACCAGTACTACTACAGGGACCGCTGGGAGCTCTTCGACTGCAGCCAGGACCCCACCGAGAGCCACAACCTGGCCCCCGATCCCCGGTACGGCGCCGTCTTCCAGATGCTTCGCACGCAGCTACTCAAGTGGCAGTGGGACACTGGGGACCCCTGGGTGTGCGCCCCCGATGCTGTCCTGGAGGAGAAGCTGAGCCCGCAGTGCCAGCCGCTGCACAACGAGCTGTGA